Proteins encoded in a region of the Mucispirillum schaedleri ASF457 genome:
- a CDS encoding methyl-accepting chemotaxis protein: protein MFAGMIIFILVFFITVNLVIRMVVVVPLYKLTTSIFKFFDYINHKSESEVTIYKPSGKDEIMEISNAVNEQMKRLYANLKEDDNLIEESLKVSAQVKQGYLNVAINASTHNPALNRLKDNINETFSHLSSTMQSILFVVEKYSANDFRDSIDAGFLEGELLAFINGINLMGSRIREMLHTSMNTCENLMGASNELKSHVDTLQSSAEIQSTNLDKNIISLEHLNESMEQVNIRAKDVVEHSEAIRNIIDVIHDVADQTDLLALNAAIEAARAGEHGRGFAVVADEVRKLAERTQKNLQEISSNTNKLVEAINDMDSAIKAQTDEMQTMHTSVLELQQVTASTLNVAVSTKEVSDKVNKISTDIMNDASSKEF, encoded by the coding sequence ATGTTTGCAGGAATGATTATTTTTATTTTAGTATTTTTTATTACAGTAAATCTTGTTATAAGAATGGTAGTAGTTGTTCCGCTTTATAAATTAACCACATCTATATTTAAATTTTTTGATTATATAAACCATAAATCAGAGAGTGAAGTAACAATATATAAACCAAGTGGAAAAGATGAGATTATGGAAATATCTAATGCTGTAAATGAACAAATGAAAAGACTTTATGCAAACTTGAAAGAAGATGATAATTTAATAGAAGAATCTTTAAAGGTTTCAGCACAGGTTAAACAAGGGTATTTAAATGTAGCAATAAATGCTTCAACTCATAATCCTGCATTAAACAGATTAAAGGATAATATTAATGAGACTTTTTCTCATTTAAGCTCAACTATGCAGAGCATTTTATTTGTTGTAGAAAAATATTCTGCCAATGATTTCAGAGATAGTATAGATGCCGGCTTTTTAGAAGGTGAATTATTAGCATTTATTAATGGCATTAATTTAATGGGAAGCAGAATCAGGGAAATGCTGCATACTTCTATGAATACATGTGAAAATTTAATGGGTGCATCAAATGAATTAAAAAGCCATGTAGATACTTTACAGTCAAGTGCAGAAATACAGTCTACTAACCTTGATAAAAATATTATATCTTTAGAGCATTTAAATGAATCTATGGAGCAGGTAAATATAAGGGCAAAAGATGTTGTTGAACATTCTGAAGCCATTAGAAATATTATAGATGTAATTCACGATGTTGCAGACCAGACTGACCTTTTAGCATTAAATGCAGCAATAGAAGCGGCTCGTGCAGGAGAACATGGCAGAGGGTTTGCAGTAGTGGCAGATGAAGTGAGAAAGCTGGCGGAAAGAACTCAGAAAAATTTACAGGAAATTTCATCAAATACAAATAAACTTGTTGAAGCAATTAATGATATGGATTCTGCAATTAAAGCTCAGACTGATGAAATGCAGACAATGCATACATCTGTTTTAGAGTTGCAGCAAGTAACTGCAAGCACATTAAATGTTGCAGTTTCAACAAAAGAAGTTTCTGATAAAGTAAATAAAATTTCTACAGATATAATGAATGATGCAAGTAGTAAAGAATTTTAA
- a CDS encoding alpha-2-macroglobulin family protein, translating into MKKLLLSLFLATVVIFVLSGCKNNEKQNTSMQETSNTMQQLGSNQQDNKQGVNAYEISNNPNQQVDISKSGAAKNSKETAVKNKILLTYSVEKPVSSNISLPSSMLNIVFSSDSAYTAFKDDVSENIEKYIQIEPKIKGAWKLKNNKSLLFIPQQEWTADTKYTVTIDKTVFNDYYEISSNTFSFTTDPFMFQISSEYINNNFDSEEREYILHIMFNYLFDQKQFKKEAELTLSGQKIPFKVTFDKSGYGAVITSSKFKMFTNKDMVLNFTLPKIASADGSRKLKYEIYHSYTINKILEGKSFFVDNVRTFIANDNKGNPRNILAVTFSQPVNMADMVKYSGLFITNDEAESFLYSDKDVKSKVALTPVDTGTNADTVLSFYVDAYYDKNYGGDKSFYFAIKQNVNSVSGKLLNTGYKERIIFNKLPQKINILQQGSLLSLKSKKMITFEARGVNALNVEVGRILPEQVQHIINFTNSFGLGVVSFKDSYMMDTSNFAEYKKAKLPLASNDRVIPSYASINIEEYLGAEPGLYYVKAYGLDEAGHIIYDNTYYDYDYSYDEYEDDSSSSSYVKESRFILITDMYMIAKENKNKQVDVFVASISKGVPVKNALVEVIAKNGLPIISGQTDSNGHFKYEISEDDGVSNMPIAVTAKKDNDYTYIPLTYQRNIEYSKFDIGGEYISSADSLKAMMFTDRGIYRPGETIHIASIIKDSGWQKDLSGIPVEITVKSPKNEVILNEKYSLDKSGFLDLDIATQSYFTTGYYTATIYLLTNSGNKEVSLGSVSFQLKEFDTDTIRVNVSFNHSNVKGWIKTDNITAKIKADNMFGTPAAQRRVKAEVSFAPSVLYFPEFKGYRFTDPYVDGTSIIRQPYKPELNEKQTDNNGYAEYNLSNLFNDFVRGTYLLEFSGEVFEKGSGDGVTGYNSIKVSPADYLVGYYTNSYLYYLNLNEKANVTFIAVDSNLNKITLNDLKFRLSRITYVNQYIKDNSGRYRYSTIKRYNVVNSGSLSISDKGSDIELPTSVNGELVYEVVDKDNTVIGKVEYFVSGSKSIDTSLAKEAELALKLDKAEYKAGDTINMNITAPYSGYGLITVEKEKVYSYKWFKADTNTIIETIKVPEDLMGNGYINVAFVRDIASKDIYSKPLSYAVAPFSIDKSKYKINITLKTPEFVLPGSSVDVEYSADKSGKIIVYGVDEGILQVAGYKLPNPLDFFMQKVALLVTTKQTADLILPDYKILSELSGIGGGENAAMARMIAQKLNPFARVVEQPVAHWSHIIDVKAGDKKTETIVIPEHFNGSMKVMAVAVSDNAVGSTEIAFISRAPIIMTPNMPYAAVAGDKFKLSAGITNSIEGKDSATITVTAKPSKHLSIIGETTKTVTINKGSEALLLFDVEVLDELGSAEIVLEAKSNDIKDVIKSKITLSVRPAVPYRTNIQLGSFTGEKSSIKVANRDMYDFAVKREVAVSSNPLIAVSGIGNYLQNYPYGCTEQITSKIYPVVIFAASNGTINTKEVQDVFNAYIRELTKRQKDRSGFTYWSGGIYISDIASIYATQLLIDARELGFNVPDTLYNNALEYMKTIAGRRPYNNYEADNIAYAVYILARTGTVNSRALSVLEEYCSKKYENWENSLIASYMGASYVLYKNDSKGYELLKSSKPSYIKYLFLGDFYDSLTNISRYIYLTGRHASKLIEKDSSFVNKILNYINDGYYNSFSSAFALAALYGISTGNYMLPEYEDAGKGITVDEKNKNKAVFSSNIRNINVSFDKANKLGYYYYITTSGFDKNIPAQVSNGLEIIKTFYDKNGREITEGKQGDEVTVSLKIRQLGNMKGKNVITAVTDLLPGGTEILSGPNVSKVYEYHEFREDRAIIYLNIPENYSGTVTYKIKLLSSGTFTVPPSYAESLYNRDINATGNSFTFIINEAE; encoded by the coding sequence GTGAAAAAATTATTATTAAGTTTATTTTTAGCAACAGTAGTTATTTTTGTATTATCAGGTTGTAAAAATAATGAAAAACAAAATACTTCAATGCAGGAAACATCAAATACTATGCAGCAGCTGGGAAGTAACCAGCAGGACAACAAACAGGGTGTAAATGCTTATGAAATATCTAATAATCCTAACCAGCAGGTGGATATTTCAAAAAGTGGTGCTGCAAAAAATAGTAAAGAAACTGCTGTAAAAAATAAAATATTATTAACTTACAGTGTTGAAAAACCAGTAAGCAGTAATATTTCATTGCCATCATCTATGCTGAATATTGTATTTTCTTCAGATTCTGCATATACTGCTTTTAAAGATGATGTTTCTGAAAATATAGAAAAATATATACAGATAGAGCCAAAAATAAAAGGTGCATGGAAGCTGAAAAATAATAAATCTTTATTATTTATTCCACAGCAGGAATGGACAGCTGATACAAAATATACAGTAACTATTGATAAAACAGTTTTTAACGATTACTATGAAATATCAAGTAATACTTTTTCTTTTACAACAGACCCTTTTATGTTTCAAATAAGTTCAGAATATATCAATAATAATTTTGACAGTGAAGAAAGAGAATATATTCTGCATATTATGTTTAATTATTTATTTGACCAGAAACAGTTTAAAAAAGAAGCAGAGTTAACATTATCAGGACAGAAAATACCATTTAAAGTAACATTTGATAAAAGTGGTTATGGTGCTGTTATTACATCATCTAAATTCAAAATGTTCACAAATAAAGATATGGTATTAAATTTTACACTTCCTAAAATTGCAAGTGCTGATGGCAGCAGGAAACTAAAATATGAAATATATCATTCTTATACAATAAACAAAATTCTTGAAGGAAAGTCTTTTTTTGTAGATAATGTAAGGACTTTTATTGCAAATGATAATAAAGGAAATCCACGAAATATACTTGCAGTAACATTTTCTCAGCCTGTTAATATGGCAGATATGGTCAAATACAGTGGTCTTTTTATTACAAATGATGAAGCTGAAAGCTTTTTATATTCTGATAAAGATGTAAAAAGCAAAGTTGCTTTGACTCCAGTTGATACTGGCACCAATGCTGATACAGTTCTTTCATTTTATGTGGATGCTTACTATGATAAAAATTATGGTGGCGATAAAAGTTTTTATTTTGCGATTAAACAAAATGTTAATTCAGTATCAGGCAAATTACTTAATACTGGATATAAAGAAAGAATAATATTTAACAAACTTCCGCAGAAAATAAATATTTTGCAACAGGGTTCTCTTCTTTCACTGAAAAGTAAGAAAATGATTACATTTGAAGCAAGGGGAGTAAATGCTTTAAATGTGGAAGTAGGCAGAATACTTCCAGAACAGGTGCAGCATATAATTAATTTTACAAATAGTTTTGGTTTAGGTGTTGTTTCTTTTAAAGATAGTTATATGATGGATACATCAAACTTTGCTGAATATAAAAAAGCAAAACTTCCACTTGCTTCTAATGACAGAGTAATACCAAGTTATGCATCTATTAATATAGAAGAATACCTTGGAGCAGAACCGGGGCTTTATTATGTAAAAGCTTATGGTTTAGATGAAGCAGGTCATATTATTTATGACAATACATATTATGATTATGACTATAGTTATGATGAATATGAAGATGACAGCAGTAGCAGCAGTTATGTAAAAGAATCAAGATTTATACTTATTACAGATATGTATATGATAGCCAAAGAAAACAAAAATAAACAAGTAGATGTTTTTGTTGCTTCCATATCAAAAGGAGTGCCAGTTAAAAATGCATTAGTTGAAGTGATAGCAAAAAATGGACTTCCAATCATTTCAGGACAGACCGATAGTAATGGTCATTTTAAATATGAAATATCAGAAGATGATGGTGTTAGTAATATGCCTATTGCGGTCACTGCTAAAAAAGATAATGATTATACATATATTCCTCTTACATATCAAAGAAATATTGAATATTCTAAATTTGATATTGGTGGAGAATATATCAGCAGTGCAGATTCATTAAAGGCAATGATGTTTACAGACAGGGGAATATACAGACCTGGGGAAACTATCCATATTGCTTCTATTATAAAAGATTCAGGCTGGCAGAAAGATTTATCAGGTATTCCTGTTGAGATAACTGTAAAATCTCCAAAAAATGAAGTAATATTAAATGAAAAATACTCTCTTGATAAATCAGGTTTTTTAGATTTAGATATTGCAACACAAAGTTATTTTACAACAGGCTATTATACAGCAACAATATATCTTTTAACAAATAGTGGAAATAAAGAGGTTTCTCTTGGCAGTGTATCATTCCAATTAAAAGAATTTGATACAGATACTATTCGTGTTAATGTTTCATTTAATCATTCAAATGTAAAAGGCTGGATTAAAACTGATAATATTACAGCAAAAATAAAAGCAGATAATATGTTTGGTACTCCAGCAGCTCAAAGGCGTGTAAAAGCAGAAGTATCTTTTGCACCATCAGTATTGTATTTTCCAGAGTTTAAAGGATACAGATTTACAGACCCTTATGTAGATGGCACATCTATAATTCGTCAACCTTATAAACCAGAGCTTAATGAAAAGCAGACAGATAATAATGGTTATGCTGAGTATAATTTATCTAATTTATTTAATGATTTTGTAAGGGGAACATATCTTCTTGAATTTAGTGGAGAAGTTTTTGAAAAAGGCAGTGGTGATGGTGTTACTGGTTATAACAGTATAAAAGTTTCTCCAGCTGATTATTTAGTGGGCTATTATACAAACAGTTATCTTTATTATTTAAATTTAAATGAAAAGGCAAATGTTACCTTTATTGCAGTGGATAGTAATCTTAATAAAATCACTCTTAATGATTTAAAATTCAGACTTTCACGCATTACTTATGTTAATCAGTATATTAAAGACAATAGCGGCAGATATAGATACAGCACTATTAAAAGATATAATGTTGTAAATAGTGGTTCCTTATCAATAAGCGATAAAGGCTCTGATATAGAGCTTCCTACATCTGTTAATGGTGAATTAGTATATGAAGTTGTTGATAAAGATAATACTGTTATAGGAAAAGTAGAATATTTTGTTTCAGGCAGTAAAAGTATAGATACATCACTTGCCAAGGAAGCAGAGCTTGCTTTAAAACTTGATAAGGCAGAGTATAAGGCTGGCGATACAATAAATATGAATATTACTGCACCTTATTCAGGTTATGGCTTAATTACTGTTGAAAAAGAAAAAGTATATTCATACAAATGGTTTAAAGCAGATACAAATACTATAATAGAAACAATAAAAGTGCCGGAAGATTTAATGGGTAATGGTTATATAAATGTGGCTTTTGTAAGAGATATTGCTTCAAAAGATATTTATTCAAAACCATTAAGTTATGCTGTTGCACCATTTAGCATTGATAAATCAAAATACAAAATTAATATTACACTTAAAACACCAGAATTTGTGCTTCCCGGCAGCAGTGTAGATGTGGAATATTCTGCAGATAAATCAGGGAAAATTATAGTCTATGGAGTAGATGAAGGTATACTTCAGGTAGCAGGATATAAACTTCCTAATCCGCTTGATTTCTTTATGCAGAAAGTTGCTTTATTAGTAACTACTAAACAGACAGCAGACTTAATTCTGCCAGATTATAAAATATTAAGCGAACTTTCAGGTATTGGTGGTGGTGAAAATGCAGCAATGGCTAGAATGATTGCACAAAAACTTAATCCTTTTGCAAGAGTTGTAGAGCAGCCTGTTGCTCACTGGTCTCATATTATAGATGTAAAGGCTGGTGATAAGAAAACAGAAACTATTGTAATACCAGAGCATTTTAATGGCTCTATGAAAGTTATGGCTGTTGCAGTATCTGATAATGCAGTTGGCAGCACAGAAATAGCTTTTATTTCCCGAGCACCAATTATTATGACACCTAATATGCCTTATGCAGCTGTAGCAGGTGACAAATTTAAATTATCAGCAGGTATTACAAACTCAATAGAAGGTAAAGATAGTGCGACAATTACAGTAACAGCTAAACCATCAAAACATTTATCTATTATTGGAGAAACAACAAAAACAGTTACTATTAATAAAGGCAGTGAAGCTCTGCTTTTATTTGATGTAGAAGTGCTTGATGAATTAGGCAGTGCAGAAATTGTGCTTGAAGCAAAATCAAATGATATTAAAGATGTAATAAAATCAAAAATTACATTATCAGTTCGTCCTGCAGTGCCATATAGAACTAATATTCAGCTAGGCTCTTTCACTGGTGAAAAATCATCTATTAAAGTCGCAAATCGTGATATGTATGATTTTGCTGTGAAAAGAGAAGTTGCAGTTTCCAGCAATCCATTAATTGCTGTGTCAGGTATAGGCAATTATCTTCAAAATTATCCTTATGGATGCACTGAGCAGATTACAAGTAAAATATATCCTGTTGTGATTTTTGCAGCATCAAATGGCACTATTAATACAAAAGAAGTGCAGGATGTGTTTAATGCATATATTCGTGAGCTTACAAAACGCCAGAAAGATAGAAGCGGATTTACTTACTGGAGTGGTGGTATATATATTAGTGATATAGCTTCAATATATGCAACTCAGCTTTTAATAGATGCCAGAGAGCTTGGTTTTAATGTGCCTGATACACTTTATAATAATGCATTGGAATATATGAAGACAATTGCAGGTCGAAGACCTTATAATAATTATGAAGCAGATAATATTGCCTATGCAGTATATATTCTTGCCAGAACAGGAACTGTAAATTCAAGAGCATTAAGTGTGCTTGAAGAATACTGCTCTAAAAAATATGAAAATTGGGAAAATTCTCTTATTGCATCATATATGGGAGCTTCCTATGTGCTTTATAAAAATGACAGTAAAGGATATGAGCTTCTAAAATCATCTAAACCATCATATATTAAGTATTTATTTTTAGGTGATTTTTATGATTCTCTTACAAATATTTCAAGATATATTTATTTAACTGGAAGGCATGCATCTAAACTTATTGAAAAAGACAGCAGTTTTGTCAATAAAATTTTAAACTATATAAATGATGGATACTATAATTCATTTTCAAGTGCTTTTGCTCTTGCTGCTCTTTATGGTATAAGCACAGGTAATTACATGCTTCCTGAATATGAAGATGCAGGAAAAGGCATAACAGTTGATGAAAAAAATAAGAATAAAGCTGTATTTTCTAGCAATATAAGAAATATTAATGTATCTTTTGATAAAGCTAATAAGTTAGGTTACTATTATTATATTACAACAAGCGGCTTTGATAAAAATATTCCTGCACAAGTATCAAATGGTTTAGAAATTATAAAAACTTTCTATGATAAAAATGGTAGAGAAATAACAGAAGGAAAGCAGGGTGATGAAGTTACAGTTTCATTAAAAATTCGCCAGCTAGGTAATATGAAAGGCAAAAATGTGATAACTGCGGTTACAGATTTACTTCCGGGTGGCACCGAGATATTATCAGGTCCAAATGTAAGTAAAGTTTATGAATACCATGAATTTAGAGAAGATAGAGCAATTATTTACTTGAATATCCCTGAAAACTATTCAGGAACGGTAACATATAAAATAAAATTATTATCTTCTGGAACTTTTACAGTGCCGCCATCTTATGCAGAAAGTTTATATAACAGAGATATTAATGCAACAGGCAATTCATTTACTTTTATAATAAATGAAGCAGAGTAA
- a CDS encoding Maf family protein, whose translation MKNYNFILASASPRRKELLSIYIKDFKIITADIDETIPFNIPLEDAPLYIAKEKAAAVFHRLDKEDIMITADTIVLLENKIYGKPKDKLDAYNMIKTLSGKTHQVITGVCCYSKDNHVNIEFSDITNVSFTDIDDEIIEKYLENAEYIDKAGAYAVQGIASMFVEKIDGSYDNVVGLPMGRLARNLIEYKINLF comes from the coding sequence ATGAAAAATTATAACTTTATTTTAGCAAGTGCCTCTCCTAGAAGAAAAGAACTTTTATCAATTTATATAAAAGATTTTAAAATAATAACTGCAGATATTGATGAAACTATTCCTTTTAATATCCCATTAGAAGATGCACCGCTTTATATTGCAAAAGAAAAAGCTGCTGCTGTATTTCACAGATTAGATAAAGAAGATATAATGATTACTGCAGATACTATTGTGCTGCTTGAAAATAAAATATACGGCAAACCTAAAGATAAACTTGATGCTTATAATATGATAAAAACATTATCTGGTAAAACTCATCAAGTTATAACAGGTGTATGCTGTTATAGTAAAGATAATCATGTTAATATAGAATTTTCTGATATAACAAATGTTTCTTTTACAGATATAGATGATGAAATAATAGAAAAATATCTGGAAAATGCAGAATATATTGATAAAGCTGGTGCTTATGCTGTGCAGGGCATTGCTTCTATGTTTGTAGAAAAAATAGATGGCAGCTATGATAATGTGGTAGGGCTGCCTATGGGCAGGCTTGCCCGAAATTTGATAGAGTATAAAATAAATTTATTTTAA
- a CDS encoding FAD:protein FMN transferase has translation MKKTVIVILLFNVITACSKEKFITYHFFSLGTIIDITIQEKYAEYLPEINKYINNLSDIVLLDEKNINTAYADEKINISKETIDIYKKSIFYYNISIKYDPSSYTVSSLYGFPEGPYHIPAEKDIINAKINAGFDKLILNNDYFIKKSNLLVDFSANAKGYIVDKTVEYMKNLSIDNFIINAGGDLYISGKKNKEYFNTGIIDPDNKNTTLSIVNIENMALATSGNYERYFIDNDKYISHIFEGITYEPVNNYKSVSVIAENAEKADGFATLFYLLDINEITNYCKKFNVAVLILTNNHKIVKLCNWEKYEKL, from the coding sequence ATGAAGAAAACTGTTATTGTTATACTGCTGTTTAATGTTATTACTGCATGCTCTAAAGAGAAATTTATCACTTATCATTTTTTCTCTTTAGGCACTATTATAGATATTACAATACAGGAAAAATATGCAGAATATCTGCCAGAAATTAATAAATATATTAATAATTTATCAGACATTGTTCTTTTAGATGAAAAAAACATTAATACTGCTTATGCTGATGAGAAGATTAATATTTCAAAAGAAACTATTGATATATATAAAAAATCTATTTTTTATTATAATATTAGTATAAAATATGACCCTTCATCATATACTGTTTCATCATTATACGGTTTTCCTGAAGGACCATATCATATACCTGCTGAAAAAGATATTATTAATGCAAAAATAAATGCTGGGTTTGATAAACTAATATTAAATAATGATTATTTTATAAAAAAAAGTAATCTGTTGGTTGATTTTAGTGCTAATGCTAAAGGATATATTGTTGATAAAACAGTAGAATATATGAAAAACTTATCAATAGATAATTTTATAATTAATGCAGGTGGAGATTTATATATTTCAGGTAAAAAAAATAAAGAATACTTTAATACTGGTATTATTGACCCAGATAACAAAAATACTACACTAAGTATAGTAAATATTGAAAATATGGCTCTTGCAACAAGTGGAAATTATGAAAGATACTTTATAGATAATGATAAATATATAAGCCATATTTTTGAAGGCATAACTTATGAACCTGTAAATAACTATAAATCAGTAAGCGTAATAGCAGAGAATGCTGAAAAAGCTGATGGATTTGCTACTCTTTTTTATCTTTTGGATATTAATGAGATAACAAACTATTGTAAAAAGTTTAATGTTGCAGTATTAATATTGACAAACAACCATAAAATTGTCAAACTTTGTAATTGGGAAAAATATGAAAAATTATAA
- a CDS encoding long-chain-fatty-acid--CoA ligase has translation MLERNLYNMLYENTKKFPKRTFIYFEEKKYTYTEGFKIINQMAAFMQKKGVKKGDKVIIMLGNSPEYVLSVFAVFACGAIAIPINTFFKGNEASYIVENSEALFMITEGQFEAVVEEVRVQCKKLQEIFTFDNKIVNTLNFYEYIDNMPDAPIECKASVHDLALFIYTSGTTGHPKGAMLSHYNLLENATSCDKMINANHKDKFLILLPMFHTYTFTTCIIYPISVGSTLIILRSVMDMKKDSFKKILIFQRPTIMLGVPQIYSVMAKSPMPKWFIKLLYPIKIHISGGAALPAEIFNQFKKKFGINVIEGYGLSEASPVVALNPLNKQKQGTIGVTLPNIQAKIIGEDETELPRGQVGELIIKGPNVMQGYWHMPQATDDTIKNGWLFTGDFATMDEDGYISIIDRKKDLIIVKGMNVYPREVEEVIYKYPGVDAVAVIGIPSIEQGEIIAAYIQAKENETIDEKDLRNYLAKHLANFKLPRIINVIENIPLTATGKVLKRELKELVKNGKI, from the coding sequence ATGCTTGAGAGAAATCTTTATAATATGCTTTATGAAAACACTAAAAAATTCCCAAAAAGAACTTTTATTTATTTTGAAGAAAAAAAATATACATATACAGAAGGGTTTAAAATAATAAATCAAATGGCAGCCTTTATGCAGAAAAAAGGCGTAAAAAAAGGCGATAAAGTTATTATTATGCTTGGCAACTCTCCAGAATATGTTTTATCTGTATTTGCAGTATTTGCATGCGGAGCAATTGCTATACCTATAAACACATTCTTTAAAGGAAATGAAGCATCATATATTGTTGAAAATAGTGAAGCATTATTTATGATTACAGAAGGACAGTTTGAAGCAGTAGTAGAAGAAGTTCGTGTTCAGTGCAAAAAATTACAAGAAATATTTACTTTTGATAATAAAATTGTTAATACCCTTAATTTTTATGAGTATATTGATAATATGCCTGATGCACCAATTGAATGTAAAGCATCTGTTCATGATTTAGCTTTGTTTATATATACATCAGGCACAACAGGACACCCAAAAGGTGCTATGCTTTCTCATTATAACCTGCTAGAAAATGCAACAAGCTGTGATAAAATGATTAATGCTAACCATAAAGATAAGTTTTTAATCCTGCTGCCAATGTTCCATACTTATACATTTACAACATGTATAATTTACCCTATAAGTGTAGGAAGCACACTTATTATTCTTCGCTCAGTAATGGATATGAAAAAAGACAGCTTCAAGAAAATATTAATTTTTCAAAGACCAACAATTATGCTTGGTGTGCCTCAAATATATTCTGTTATGGCAAAATCTCCTATGCCAAAATGGTTTATTAAACTGCTATACCCTATCAAAATACATATATCTGGTGGTGCTGCACTGCCTGCAGAAATATTTAACCAGTTTAAGAAAAAATTTGGTATTAATGTTATTGAAGGTTATGGACTTTCAGAAGCATCTCCTGTTGTTGCACTAAACCCACTTAATAAACAAAAACAAGGCACGATTGGTGTAACACTTCCAAATATTCAGGCAAAAATTATAGGAGAAGATGAAACAGAGCTGCCAAGAGGACAAGTTGGCGAATTAATTATTAAAGGTCCTAATGTTATGCAGGGATACTGGCATATGCCACAGGCAACTGATGATACAATAAAAAATGGCTGGCTTTTTACTGGCGACTTTGCCACTATGGATGAAGATGGATATATTTCAATCATAGACAGGAAAAAAGATTTAATCATAGTTAAAGGTATGAATGTTTATCCTAGGGAAGTGGAAGAAGTAATTTATAAATATCCTGGAGTTGATGCTGTTGCTGTTATTGGTATCCCATCTATTGAGCAGGGAGAGATTATTGCCGCATATATTCAGGCAAAAGAAAATGAAACTATAGATGAAAAAGATTTAAGAAATTATCTGGCAAAACATTTAGCCAACTTTAAACTTCCTCGTATTATTAATGTTATAGAAAATATACCATTAACTGCTACAGGAAAAGTTCTTAAAAGAGAGCTTAAAGAGCTTGTTAAAAATGGCAAAATTTAA
- a CDS encoding polyprenyl synthetase family protein, which yields MTAKDALNLVKEDVEKVEQFLKDDIKTSVHLINEVILYLLSSGGKRLRPVFLALSARMCGYKGENIPAMSAVIEYIHTATLLHDDIIDGAKYRRKCPTANSLYGNDVAVLCGDFLYSRSYITLTEYGAKQVQMILSSAALTMSEGEVIQLLKTGDINLTFDDYIQIITRKTAVLFSAACEIGGRLAEVSEDKIKALKNFGYYLGLGFQMTDDILDYMGNPEITGKKNGTDLFEGKLTLPVIKTLEKTNDSEKNIIAEIFKKKERNDDDLKVLKDIMIKYDIEKISEKTADEYINKSLNSLNVFEDNDYRKALIALALAMVGRIA from the coding sequence ATGACAGCAAAAGATGCATTAAATCTTGTAAAAGAAGATGTTGAAAAAGTGGAACAGTTTTTAAAAGATGATATAAAAACATCTGTTCATTTAATAAACGAAGTAATTTTATACCTGCTTTCAAGCGGTGGCAAAAGGCTCCGTCCTGTATTTCTTGCATTATCTGCCAGAATGTGTGGATATAAAGGCGAAAATATACCTGCAATGAGTGCTGTTATAGAATATATTCATACTGCTACTTTACTTCATGATGATATTATTGATGGAGCAAAATATAGAAGAAAATGCCCTACTGCAAATAGCTTATATGGCAATGATGTAGCTGTTTTATGTGGTGATTTTCTCTATTCTAGAAGCTATATTACATTAACTGAATATGGTGCAAAACAAGTGCAGATGATACTTTCTTCTGCAGCTCTTACTATGAGTGAAGGCGAAGTAATACAGCTTTTAAAAACAGGCGATATTAACTTAACTTTTGATGATTATATCCAAATTATTACACGAAAAACTGCAGTGCTTTTTTCTGCAGCATGTGAAATTGGTGGAAGACTTGCAGAAGTTAGTGAAGATAAAATAAAAGCCTTAAAAAATTTTGGTTATTATTTAGGGCTTGGCTTCCAAATGACTGATGATATTTTAGACTATATGGGAAATCCTGAAATAACAGGCAAAAAAAATGGAACAGATTTATTTGAAGGAAAGCTGACACTGCCTGTTATCAAAACATTAGAAAAAACTAATGATAGTGAAAAAAATATTATTGCAGAAATATTTAAGAAAAAGGAAAGAAATGATGATGATTTAAAAGTTTTAAAAGATATTATGATAAAATATGATATTGAAAAAATATCTGAAAAAACAGCTGATGAATATATAAATAAGTCACTTAACTCTCTTAATGTTTTTGAAGATAATGATTACAGAAAAGCACTTATTGCATTAGCACTTGCAATGGTTGGAAGGATTGCATAA